The proteins below come from a single Papaver somniferum cultivar HN1 chromosome 11, ASM357369v1, whole genome shotgun sequence genomic window:
- the LOC113324616 gene encoding zinc finger BED domain-containing protein RICESLEEPER 2-like — protein MSSDGEDDDVEMLDSVNEDPTVGCAPACPAPVSRGKKNKLRSQVWEFFKLVKYKDGTKKGVCKACNVGYKYESQKGGTSAMKRHKCPNRQSMDVGKMILSANNGQLSTRVRKVDQMKLRDLFSALLIARNVPFALVEWKEFRDICTYLNEDAKLISRNTGKSDVVKKHKAQKEIIRNRLKLAPGRICLTSDMWTSVTTTGYISLTAHYLDQDWVLQKKLLNLCPLPPPHTGEHLSTKLFAMIEDWGIEDKSRLVAKKIFLNDGKFFHVRYCAHILALIVKEGLKKIDPAVIKIRASVKSLKKSQVRKQKFLDIVNTLGMSGIKRGIRQDVKTRWNSTYLMLDSCILYKPVFSHSKLVDSDYEDCPTDEEWEQIEVVTKFLKVFHDLTKIFSGSKYPTSNLYFERICQVQVLLKKESRNDIEFIRNMVKEMQAKFDSYWKELSPILAMAVVLDPRSKMNFVKFTYSKLYPEVRELEREVNEVRSNMTTLFNEYYTLSSSRASNSCATQNLGIKNGGNSAAEEGSDFFQEHVATQESGGDVLIDLSELDEYLGESYRGCLNSPLDILNYWKNHEQRFPEKKIWMRTMGLLKKMY, from the exons ATGAGTAGTGATGGtgaggatgatgatgttgagatgctAGATTCTGTGAATGAGGATCCAACTGTTGGTTGTGCACCTGCCTGTCCTGCACCAGTTTCACGTGGAAAGAAAAATAAACTTAGATCCCAAGTTTGGGAATTTTTTAAACTTGTTAAATATAAAGATGGAACAAAGAAGGGAGTGTGCAAGGCTTGTAATGTAGGATATAAATATGAAAGCCAAAAAGGTGGAACCTCAGCCATGAAAAGGCATAAGTGCCCTAACCGTCAGTCTATGGACGTAGGGAAAATGATATTATCTGCAAACAATGGCCAGTTGTCTACCCGCGTACGCAAAGTTGATCAGATGAAATTACGAGATCTGTTTTCAGCATTACTCATTGCAAGAAATGTTccatttgctttggtggagtggaaAGAATTTAGGGATATATGTACTTATTTAAATGAGGATGCTAAACTaatatcaaggaatactgggaAATCCGATGTAGTAAAGAAACATAAAGCACAAAAAGAAATTATTCGCAACAGattgaaacttgctccag GTAGGAtatgtctaacatcagacatgtggactTCTGTAACAACTACTGGATATATAAGCTTAACTGCGCACTATCTTGATCAAGATTGGGTGTTGCAAAAGAAGCTTCTGAATTTATGTCctcttccaccacctcatacag GTGAACACCTTTCTACTAAGTTATTTGCTATGATAGAAGACTGGGGAATTGAAGACAAG agtagacttgttgcaaagaagatcTTTTTGAACGATGGAAAATTCTTTCATGTGCGTTATTGTGCTCATATCTTAGCTCTTATTGTAAAAGAAGGACTTAAGAAGATTGATCCAGCCGTGATTAAGATAAGAGCGTCAGTGAAGTCCCTTAAAAAGtcccaagtaagaaaacaaaagttcttggaCATTGTTAATACTTTAGGAATGTCTGGAATAAAAAGGGGTATTCGTCAAGACGTAAAGACAAG gtggaattcaacttatcttatGTTAGATAGTTGTATCCTGTATAAGCCAGTTTTCTCTCATTCGAAGTTGGTAGATTCAGACTATGAAGACTGTCCaactgatgaagaatgggaacAAATTGAAGTAGTCACAAAGTTTCTCAAGGTGTTTCATGATCTCACAAAGATAttttctggtagtaagtatcctacttCCAATCTGTATTTTGAAAGAATTTGTCAAGTTCAGGTGTTACTAAAGAAAGAAAGTAGAAATGATATTGAATTCATTAGGAACATGGTAAAAGAGATGCAAGCAAAATTTGATAGTTATTGGAAGGAGTTGAGTCCTATATTGGCTATGGcagttgtgttagatcctagatcgAAAATGAATTTTGTGAAATTTACTTACTCCAAGTTGTATCCTGAGGTGAGAGAATTAGAACGTGAAGTTAATGAAGTGCGCAGTAATATGACAACACTTTTTAATGAGTATTACACCTTGTCAAGTTCAAGAGCTTCCAATAGTTGTGCAACTCAGAATTTGGGTATTAAAAATGGTGGGAATTCTGCTGCCgaagaagggagtgattttttTCAG GAACATGTTGCAACACAGGAAAGTGGTGGTGATGTACTAATTGACTTGTCAGAGTTAGATGAATATCTTGGCGAGTCGTACAGGGGTTGTCTAAATTCACCACTCGACATCCTAAATTATTGGAAGAACCATGAACAACGATTTCCG gaaaagaagatatggatgagAACAATGGGATTATTGAAGAagatgtattag